The window TTCTTCGAGAACTCCACGCGCACGCGCACCACCTTCGAGATCGCCTCCAAGCGCCTCTCGGCGGACGTGATCAACCTCAACATCCAGGCTTCCAGCACCAGCAAGGGCGAGTCGCTCTTGGACACCATCGACAACCTGGCGGCCATGCATGCCGACATGTTCGTGGTGCGCCACGCGCAATCGGGCGCGCCCTTCCTGATTGCCAAGCACCTGATCGATACCAAGCAATCGCATGTCCACGTGGTCAACGCCGGTGATGGCCGCCACGCGCACCCGACCCAGGGTCTCCTGGACATGTACACCATCCGTCATTACAAGAAGGATTTCACCAACCTGCGCGTGGCCATCGTGGGCGACATCCTGCACAGCCGCGTGGCGCGCTCGGACATCCATGCGCTGACCACCCTGGGCGTGCCGGAAGTGCGCGCCATCGGCCCGCGCACCTTGCTGCCCAGCGGCCTGGAGCAGATGGGCGTGCGCGTCTTCCACAACATGGAAGAGGGCTTGAAGGACGTGGACGTGATCATCATGCTGCGCCTGCAGAACGAGCGCATGAGCGGCGCCTTGCTGCCCTCGGCGCAGGAGTTCTTCAAGAGCTACGGCCTGACCCCGGAACGCCTGGCCCTGGCCAAGCCGGACGCCATCGTCATGCACCCCGGCCCGATGAACCGCGGCGTGGAAATCGACTCGGCCGTGGCCGATGGCGCCCAGGCGGTGATCCTGCCGCAGGTGACCTTCGGGATTGCGGTGCGCATGGCGGTCATGAGCATCGTGGCTGGCAATTGAATTTGAGTAAGGTTTTCTGAACCTGCCCTTCGATACGCCGCTACGCGGCTACTCAGGGCGAACGGAGTCAATGTTTGATCGTCCCCGTTCCACCTAAGCCCGTTCGGGCTGAGTAGGTCCGCAGGGCCGTATCGAAGCC is drawn from Herbaspirillum seropedicae and contains these coding sequences:
- a CDS encoding aspartate carbamoyltransferase catalytic subunit, with protein sequence MLNPQLNKNGELQHLLTIEGLPRSILTHILDTASSFVSIGDREVKKVPLMRGKSVFNLFFENSTRTRTTFEIASKRLSADVINLNIQASSTSKGESLLDTIDNLAAMHADMFVVRHAQSGAPFLIAKHLIDTKQSHVHVVNAGDGRHAHPTQGLLDMYTIRHYKKDFTNLRVAIVGDILHSRVARSDIHALTTLGVPEVRAIGPRTLLPSGLEQMGVRVFHNMEEGLKDVDVIIMLRLQNERMSGALLPSAQEFFKSYGLTPERLALAKPDAIVMHPGPMNRGVEIDSAVADGAQAVILPQVTFGIAVRMAVMSIVAGN